From Anopheles coluzzii chromosome 3, AcolN3, whole genome shotgun sequence, the proteins below share one genomic window:
- the LOC120957164 gene encoding valine--tRNA ligase isoform X2 has product MTNPAGGQDNGAAAAPVKTEKQLKKEAEKAAKLAKLQEKLNKKQQQEQQAAEKPKTEKKVKETKVVAVYSGSTKEGEKKDLSGPFPDAYSPQYVEAAWYSWWEKEGFFKPEYGRKLNNPKGQFVMVIPPPNVTGSLHLGHALTNAIEDAITRWHRMKGRTTLWVPGCDHAGIATQVVVEKKLWREHKQTRHDLGREKFIDKIWQWRNEKGDRIYHQLKKLGSSFDWDRACFTMDPKLCKAVTEAFVRMHEMGMIYRSSRLVNWSCTLRSAISDIEVDKVEVSGRTQLSIPGYADKVEFGVLVSFAYKVIGSESDEIVVATTRVETMLGDTAVAVHPKDTRYQHLHGKFVQHPFCDRKLPIVCDEFVEMAFGTGAVKITPAHDPNDYDVGKRHNLPFITIFSDDGIIVGDYGSFTGMKRFDARKAILVALQEKGLYRDTKDNPMVVPVCSRSKDIVEPLIKPQWYVKCSEMAANATEAVRTGALAITPDVHKKIWYHWMDEIRDWCVSRQLWWGHRIPAYQVVFKDPAKAPKNLSDENLWFVGRTEAEALSKAASTLKVDKALISMKQDEDVLDTWFSSGLFPFSVFGWPDNTDDLKLFYPTTLLETGHDILFFWVARMVFFGQTLLGKLPFKEVFLHPMVRDAHGRKMSKSLGNVIDPMDVITGISLEGLHKQLYDSNLDPREIEKAKAGQKQDYPNGIPECGTDALRFALCAYMTQARDINLDIQRVQGYRFFCNKLWNATKFALMYFPGAEKYDIITSLDGLESNLDRWILSRLAGCIETANRGFEKYEFALATNACYNFWLYDLCDVYLECLKSVFQTNDESAKASARRTLYTCLNLGLKLLSPFMPFITEELYQRLPRGDFATVASICVASYPEQTDSPWKDESIEKGFEFVQKTARDIRSARSDYNIPNKTKTDAYFICSDEGVRSALERFTLELETMAFSQVHFGTVPPAGCAILTISGQCVVHLMLKGLIEVDKEIEKMTKKQEALQQTIAKLQQAMAVPNYANKVPEDVRKANVEKLDQSKVEIERLSSAIDTLKLM; this is encoded by the exons ATGACGAATCCGGCTGGCGGTCAGGACAacggggctgctgctgccccggtGAAAACCGAAAAGCAgttgaaaaaagaagcagaaaaggCAGCCAAGCTGGCAAAACTGCAGGAAAAGCTGaataaaaagcaacagcaagaGCAGCAAGCAGCCGAAAAGCCAAAAACTGAG aaaaaagtaaaagaaactaaGGTTGTTGCAGTATACTCTGGTTCAACCAAGGAGGGAGAGAAGAAAGATCTATCCGGTCCATTCCCCGACGCCTACAGTCCGCAATATGTGGAAGCAGCATGGTACAGCTGGTGGGAAAAGGAGGGCTTTTTCAAGCCTGAGTATGGA CGCAAGCTAAACAACCCGAAGGGACAGTTTGTGATGGTTATACCGCCACCAAACGTTACTGGCTCGTTGCATCTTGGTCATGCGTTGACCAATGCCATCGAAGATGCTATTACTCGGTGGCATCGGATGAAGGGCCGCACGACTCTGTGGGTCCCGGGATGCGACCATGCCGGAATTGCAACGCAAGTCGTGGTAGAGAAAAAGCTCTGGAGAGAGCACAAACAAACGCGACATGATTTGGGACGTGAAAAGTTTATCGACAAAATTTGGCAATGGCGCAACGAGAAGGGAGATCGCATCTACCATCAGCTGAAGAAGCTGGGCTCGTCGTTCGATTGGGATCGCGCTTGCTTTACAATGGACCCAAAGCTGTGCAAAGCCGTCACGGAGGCGTTTGTGCGGATGCACGAGATGGGCATGATTTATCGAAGCAGCCGGTTGGTGAACTGGTCATGCACGTTACGCTCCGCTATCTCGGATATCGAGGTAGACAAGGTAGAAGTGAGCGGACGTACGCAGCTGAGCATTCCCGGGTACGCGGACAAGGTCGAGTTTGGTGTGCTTGTATCTTTCGCATACAAAGTGATTGGGAGCGAAAGCGATGAGATAGTAGTTGCAACGACGCGCGTTGAAACCATGCTCGGCGATACGGCCGTGGCCGTGCACCCCAAGGACACTCGGTACCAACATCTGCATGGTAAATTCGTTCAGCATCCGTTCTGCGATCGCAAGCTTCCCATCGTATGTGACGAGTTTGTGGAAATGGCGTTCGGAACAGGAGCGGTGAAGATAACCCCCGCACACGACCCGAATGATTACGACGTTGGCAAACGGCACAATCTACCGTTTATAACCATTTTCTCCGATGATGGAATTATTGTGGGTGACTATGGAAGCTTCACTGGCATGAAGCGGTTTGATGCGCGCAAAGCCATTCTGGTCGCTCTGCAAGAGAAAGGTCTGTACCGTGACACGAAAGATAACCCGATGGTGGTACCCGTCTGCTCTCGATCGAAGGACATTGTGGAACCGCTTATTAAACCGCAATGGTACGTTAAGTGCAGCGAGATGGCTGCCAATGCGACGGAAGCAGTGCGCACGGGTGCGCTTGCAATAACACCGGATGTGCACAAGAAAATCTGGTATCACTGGATGGATGAAATCCGCGACTGGTGCGTTTCTCGCCAGCTATGGTGGGGTCATCGTATTCCGGCCTATCAAGTGGTTTTCAAGGATCCGGCAAAAGCACCGAAAAATTTGAGCGACGAAAACCTGTGGTTTGTTGGCCGTACTGAGGCAGAAGCACTCTCGAAGGCAGCTAGCACGTTGAAGGTGGATAAAGCGCTGATTAGCATGAAGCAGGATGAAGATGTGCTTGATACATGGTTCAGTTCGGGTTTGTTCCCGTTTTCCGTGTTCGGCTGGCCGGACAATACGGACGATCTGAAGCTGTTCTATCCTACGACACTGTTGGAGACTGGTCATGATATTCTGTTCTTCTGGGTTGCCCGGATGGTGTTCTTTGGCCAAACGTTGCTTGGCAAGCTACCGTTCAAGGAGGTATTCTTGCACCCAATGGTACGCGACGCTCACGGACGCAAGATGTCCAAATCGCTCGGTAACGTAATCGATCCGATGGACGTTATAACGGGTATCTCGCTCGAGGGATTGCATAAGCAACTGTACGACTCGAATCTGGACCCGAGAGAGATCGAAAAAGCAAAGGCGGGACAGAAACAGGACTATCCGAACGGTATACCGGAGTGTGGCACTGACGCTCTTCGATTTGCGCTTTGTGCGTATATGACTCAAGCGAGAGACATCAATCTGGATATTCAGCGCGTACAGGGCTACCGTTTCTTCTGCAACAAGCTGTGGAACGCGACGAAATTTGCCTTGATGTACTTCCCCGGAGCGGAGAAGTACGACATCATCACATCACTG GATGGTTTGGAAAGCAACCTCGACCGGTGGATTCTATCACGCCTTGCCGGGTGTATTGAAACTGCAAACCGGGGTTTCGAAAAGTACGAGTTTGCCCTGGCTACAAACGCTTGCTACAACTTCTGGCTTTACGATTTATGCGACGTTTACCTGGAGTGTTTGAAATCCGTTTTCCAAACGAATGATGAATCAGCGAAAGCATCCGCCCGTCGCACGCTGTACACGTGTCTCAATTTGGGTCTGAAATTGCTTTCACCCTTCATGCCCTTTATTACGGAGGAATTGTACCAACGACTGCCCAGGGGCGATTTTGCCACGGTTGCTAGTATTTGTGTTGCATCCTATCCGGAGCAGACCGACAGCCCTTGGAAGGATGAATCGATCGAAAAAGGATTCGAATTCGTGCAGAAAACGGCTCGGGACATACGTTCGGCACGCAGCGACTACAATATTCCTAACAAGACCAAAACCGACGCATACTTCATCTGTAGCGATGAAGGAGTACGCAGCGCACTGGAACGGTTCACTCTCGAGCTGGAAACGATGGCATTCTCGCAAGTGCACTTTGGCACTGTGCCTCCGGCAGGCTGCGCGATTCTGACCATTTCCGGTCAGTGTGTGGTGCACCTTATGCTGAAAGGCCTGATCGAGGTTGACAAGGAGATCGAAAAGATGACGAAGAAGCAGGAAGCCCTGCAACAGACGATTGCAAAGTTGCAGCAAGCAATGGCTGTCCCGAACTACGCGAACAAAGTGCCGGAAGATGTGCGGAAAGCTAACGTCGAAAAGCTAGACCAATCAAAGGTAGAAATCGAACGTTTGTCTTCAGCAATCGATACACTCAAACTGATGTAA
- the LOC120957164 gene encoding valine--tRNA ligase isoform X1, which yields MTNPAGGQDNGAAAAPVKTEKQLKKEAEKAAKLAKLQEKLNKKQQQEQQAAEKPKTEKKVKETKVVAVYSGSTKEGEKKDLSGPFPDAYSPQYVEAAWYSWWEKEGFFKPEYGQRKLNNPKGQFVMVIPPPNVTGSLHLGHALTNAIEDAITRWHRMKGRTTLWVPGCDHAGIATQVVVEKKLWREHKQTRHDLGREKFIDKIWQWRNEKGDRIYHQLKKLGSSFDWDRACFTMDPKLCKAVTEAFVRMHEMGMIYRSSRLVNWSCTLRSAISDIEVDKVEVSGRTQLSIPGYADKVEFGVLVSFAYKVIGSESDEIVVATTRVETMLGDTAVAVHPKDTRYQHLHGKFVQHPFCDRKLPIVCDEFVEMAFGTGAVKITPAHDPNDYDVGKRHNLPFITIFSDDGIIVGDYGSFTGMKRFDARKAILVALQEKGLYRDTKDNPMVVPVCSRSKDIVEPLIKPQWYVKCSEMAANATEAVRTGALAITPDVHKKIWYHWMDEIRDWCVSRQLWWGHRIPAYQVVFKDPAKAPKNLSDENLWFVGRTEAEALSKAASTLKVDKALISMKQDEDVLDTWFSSGLFPFSVFGWPDNTDDLKLFYPTTLLETGHDILFFWVARMVFFGQTLLGKLPFKEVFLHPMVRDAHGRKMSKSLGNVIDPMDVITGISLEGLHKQLYDSNLDPREIEKAKAGQKQDYPNGIPECGTDALRFALCAYMTQARDINLDIQRVQGYRFFCNKLWNATKFALMYFPGAEKYDIITSLDGLESNLDRWILSRLAGCIETANRGFEKYEFALATNACYNFWLYDLCDVYLECLKSVFQTNDESAKASARRTLYTCLNLGLKLLSPFMPFITEELYQRLPRGDFATVASICVASYPEQTDSPWKDESIEKGFEFVQKTARDIRSARSDYNIPNKTKTDAYFICSDEGVRSALERFTLELETMAFSQVHFGTVPPAGCAILTISGQCVVHLMLKGLIEVDKEIEKMTKKQEALQQTIAKLQQAMAVPNYANKVPEDVRKANVEKLDQSKVEIERLSSAIDTLKLM from the exons ATGACGAATCCGGCTGGCGGTCAGGACAacggggctgctgctgccccggtGAAAACCGAAAAGCAgttgaaaaaagaagcagaaaaggCAGCCAAGCTGGCAAAACTGCAGGAAAAGCTGaataaaaagcaacagcaagaGCAGCAAGCAGCCGAAAAGCCAAAAACTGAG aaaaaagtaaaagaaactaaGGTTGTTGCAGTATACTCTGGTTCAACCAAGGAGGGAGAGAAGAAAGATCTATCCGGTCCATTCCCCGACGCCTACAGTCCGCAATATGTGGAAGCAGCATGGTACAGCTGGTGGGAAAAGGAGGGCTTTTTCAAGCCTGAGTATGGA CAGCGCAAGCTAAACAACCCGAAGGGACAGTTTGTGATGGTTATACCGCCACCAAACGTTACTGGCTCGTTGCATCTTGGTCATGCGTTGACCAATGCCATCGAAGATGCTATTACTCGGTGGCATCGGATGAAGGGCCGCACGACTCTGTGGGTCCCGGGATGCGACCATGCCGGAATTGCAACGCAAGTCGTGGTAGAGAAAAAGCTCTGGAGAGAGCACAAACAAACGCGACATGATTTGGGACGTGAAAAGTTTATCGACAAAATTTGGCAATGGCGCAACGAGAAGGGAGATCGCATCTACCATCAGCTGAAGAAGCTGGGCTCGTCGTTCGATTGGGATCGCGCTTGCTTTACAATGGACCCAAAGCTGTGCAAAGCCGTCACGGAGGCGTTTGTGCGGATGCACGAGATGGGCATGATTTATCGAAGCAGCCGGTTGGTGAACTGGTCATGCACGTTACGCTCCGCTATCTCGGATATCGAGGTAGACAAGGTAGAAGTGAGCGGACGTACGCAGCTGAGCATTCCCGGGTACGCGGACAAGGTCGAGTTTGGTGTGCTTGTATCTTTCGCATACAAAGTGATTGGGAGCGAAAGCGATGAGATAGTAGTTGCAACGACGCGCGTTGAAACCATGCTCGGCGATACGGCCGTGGCCGTGCACCCCAAGGACACTCGGTACCAACATCTGCATGGTAAATTCGTTCAGCATCCGTTCTGCGATCGCAAGCTTCCCATCGTATGTGACGAGTTTGTGGAAATGGCGTTCGGAACAGGAGCGGTGAAGATAACCCCCGCACACGACCCGAATGATTACGACGTTGGCAAACGGCACAATCTACCGTTTATAACCATTTTCTCCGATGATGGAATTATTGTGGGTGACTATGGAAGCTTCACTGGCATGAAGCGGTTTGATGCGCGCAAAGCCATTCTGGTCGCTCTGCAAGAGAAAGGTCTGTACCGTGACACGAAAGATAACCCGATGGTGGTACCCGTCTGCTCTCGATCGAAGGACATTGTGGAACCGCTTATTAAACCGCAATGGTACGTTAAGTGCAGCGAGATGGCTGCCAATGCGACGGAAGCAGTGCGCACGGGTGCGCTTGCAATAACACCGGATGTGCACAAGAAAATCTGGTATCACTGGATGGATGAAATCCGCGACTGGTGCGTTTCTCGCCAGCTATGGTGGGGTCATCGTATTCCGGCCTATCAAGTGGTTTTCAAGGATCCGGCAAAAGCACCGAAAAATTTGAGCGACGAAAACCTGTGGTTTGTTGGCCGTACTGAGGCAGAAGCACTCTCGAAGGCAGCTAGCACGTTGAAGGTGGATAAAGCGCTGATTAGCATGAAGCAGGATGAAGATGTGCTTGATACATGGTTCAGTTCGGGTTTGTTCCCGTTTTCCGTGTTCGGCTGGCCGGACAATACGGACGATCTGAAGCTGTTCTATCCTACGACACTGTTGGAGACTGGTCATGATATTCTGTTCTTCTGGGTTGCCCGGATGGTGTTCTTTGGCCAAACGTTGCTTGGCAAGCTACCGTTCAAGGAGGTATTCTTGCACCCAATGGTACGCGACGCTCACGGACGCAAGATGTCCAAATCGCTCGGTAACGTAATCGATCCGATGGACGTTATAACGGGTATCTCGCTCGAGGGATTGCATAAGCAACTGTACGACTCGAATCTGGACCCGAGAGAGATCGAAAAAGCAAAGGCGGGACAGAAACAGGACTATCCGAACGGTATACCGGAGTGTGGCACTGACGCTCTTCGATTTGCGCTTTGTGCGTATATGACTCAAGCGAGAGACATCAATCTGGATATTCAGCGCGTACAGGGCTACCGTTTCTTCTGCAACAAGCTGTGGAACGCGACGAAATTTGCCTTGATGTACTTCCCCGGAGCGGAGAAGTACGACATCATCACATCACTG GATGGTTTGGAAAGCAACCTCGACCGGTGGATTCTATCACGCCTTGCCGGGTGTATTGAAACTGCAAACCGGGGTTTCGAAAAGTACGAGTTTGCCCTGGCTACAAACGCTTGCTACAACTTCTGGCTTTACGATTTATGCGACGTTTACCTGGAGTGTTTGAAATCCGTTTTCCAAACGAATGATGAATCAGCGAAAGCATCCGCCCGTCGCACGCTGTACACGTGTCTCAATTTGGGTCTGAAATTGCTTTCACCCTTCATGCCCTTTATTACGGAGGAATTGTACCAACGACTGCCCAGGGGCGATTTTGCCACGGTTGCTAGTATTTGTGTTGCATCCTATCCGGAGCAGACCGACAGCCCTTGGAAGGATGAATCGATCGAAAAAGGATTCGAATTCGTGCAGAAAACGGCTCGGGACATACGTTCGGCACGCAGCGACTACAATATTCCTAACAAGACCAAAACCGACGCATACTTCATCTGTAGCGATGAAGGAGTACGCAGCGCACTGGAACGGTTCACTCTCGAGCTGGAAACGATGGCATTCTCGCAAGTGCACTTTGGCACTGTGCCTCCGGCAGGCTGCGCGATTCTGACCATTTCCGGTCAGTGTGTGGTGCACCTTATGCTGAAAGGCCTGATCGAGGTTGACAAGGAGATCGAAAAGATGACGAAGAAGCAGGAAGCCCTGCAACAGACGATTGCAAAGTTGCAGCAAGCAATGGCTGTCCCGAACTACGCGAACAAAGTGCCGGAAGATGTGCGGAAAGCTAACGTCGAAAAGCTAGACCAATCAAAGGTAGAAATCGAACGTTTGTCTTCAGCAATCGATACACTCAAACTGATGTAA
- the LOC120957258 gene encoding pyruvate dehydrogenase E1 component subunit beta, mitochondrial, whose translation MMLASAVRNLSRRSFSTSKAVSAQQLTVRDALNAALDEEMERDEKVFLLGEEVAQYDGAYKVSRGLWKKYGDKRVIDTPITEMGFAGIAVGAAMAGLRPVCEFMTFNFSMQAIDHVINSAAKTFYMSAGTVNVPIVFRGPNGAAAGVAAQHSQCFGAWYSHCPGLKVVSPYDSEDAKGLLKAAIRDPDPVVVLENEMVYGVSYPVSDQVLDKNFVLPIGKAKIMRPGKHITLVAHSKSVETAMLAANELAGKGIEAEVINLRSLRPLDSETIFKSVQKTHHLVTVEQGWPQGGIGSEICARIMEHETFFHLDAPIWRVTGADVPMPYAKTLEAAALPQVPDVVTAVNKVLGVK comes from the exons ATGATGCTCGCTTCCGCCGTACGTAATTTGTCCCGTCGGTCATTCTCGACCTCCAAAGCGGTTTCGGCCCAGCAGTTGACCGTCCGCGATGCCCTTAACGCAGCGCTCGACGAGGAAATGGAGAGGGACGAGAAAGTGTTCCTGCTCGGTGAAGAAGTTGCCCAGTATGATGGTGCGTACAAG GTTTCTCGAGGACTATGGAAGAAGTACGGCGATAAGCGAGTAATCGATACTCCGATTACGGAAATGGGATTTGCCGGTATTGCCGTTGGCGCAGCAATGGCCGGACTACGCCCGGTCTGCGAATTCATGACATTCAACTTTTCGATGCAGGCCATCGATCAT GTTATAAACTCGGCAGCCAAAACATTCTACATGTCTGCTGGTACGGTTAACGTGCCGATTGTGTTCCGCGGTCCTAATGGAGCAGCGGCAGGTGTAGCGGCTCAGCATTCGCAATGTTTTGGTGCCTGGTATTCGCACTGTCCGGGCCTGAAAGTTGTATCGCCCTATGATAGCGAAGATGCGAAAG GTTTGTTGAAGGCTGCCATTCGCGACCCAGATCCGGTTGTTGTACTGGAAAACGAAATGGTGTACGGTGTGAGCTATCCTGTTTCGGATCAAGTTTTGGACAAGAACTTTGTGCTGCCGATTGGCAAGGCCAAGATAATGCGCCCTGGCAAGCACATCACCCTTGTGGCTCACTCAAAGTCCGTCGAAACCGCCATGCTGGCAGCCAACGAACTAGCGGGCAAAGGTATTGAAGCAGAAGTCATTAACCTACGATCACTGCGTCCATTGGACTCGGAAACTATTTTCAAGTCCGTACAAAAGACTCACCATCTCGTAACGGTAGAGCAAGGATGGCCCCAGGGTG GCATTGGTTCAGAAATTTGTGCACGTATCATGGAGCACGAGACATTCTTCCACCTGGACGCTCCGATATGGCGTGTAACTG GCGCCGACGTCCCTATGCCTTACGCTAAGACTCTTGAAGCTGCTGCTCTTCCACAAGTACCTGATGTTGTCACTGCCGTTAATAAGGTGCTAGGTGTGAAGTAA